One Mycolicibacterium crocinum DNA window includes the following coding sequences:
- a CDS encoding glycosyltransferase, with amino-acid sequence MAVVLAYTAPALGHLFPFCALLTELAARGHRVHVRTLAAGVPLCRQLGFDAHAVDPRIEALQSAGPAAGGVLRAAGNTVRVLGQCAEYEVDDFRDAVADVQPDICLIDANSWGAQSAAETMPRPWAVLSPFIPYLRSPGSPPFGAGVAPRPGPIGFVRDCGIQMVTSAIFDVPFRAEMTPVRDGLGLSRVRNADQLLRRAPLLLVATGKPFEYPHTDWGPNVELIGPAAFDPPSNDDEAWLHHIDAPIVLVTTSSLAQADNVLVGAAIEGLKGLPVHIVATLPGGGNVDVRQRPGVTLSRFTAHSAILERSVCVVTHGGMGITQKALARGIPVCVTPFGRDQFEVARRVEIARCGTRLPARRLTKERLRSAVEEAMRMGEGAAAVAAGFEATGGVGRGADRLAGLLQSWPLRTP; translated from the coding sequence ATGGCGGTAGTACTGGCGTACACCGCACCCGCGCTGGGCCATCTCTTTCCGTTCTGCGCGCTGTTGACGGAGCTCGCCGCGCGTGGGCACCGGGTGCACGTTCGCACGCTTGCGGCGGGAGTGCCGCTGTGCCGTCAGCTGGGGTTCGACGCTCACGCCGTCGATCCGCGTATCGAGGCGTTGCAGAGCGCAGGGCCCGCCGCCGGCGGTGTGCTGCGCGCGGCAGGCAACACCGTCCGAGTACTCGGTCAGTGTGCCGAGTACGAGGTCGACGACTTCCGCGACGCGGTGGCCGACGTCCAGCCCGACATCTGTCTGATCGACGCCAACAGCTGGGGGGCGCAGTCCGCCGCTGAGACGATGCCGAGACCCTGGGCGGTGCTCAGCCCGTTCATCCCCTATCTCCGTTCACCCGGGTCCCCACCGTTCGGCGCGGGTGTCGCACCGCGACCGGGCCCGATCGGCTTCGTCCGCGACTGCGGCATACAGATGGTGACCAGTGCGATCTTCGACGTGCCGTTCCGGGCGGAAATGACGCCGGTGCGAGACGGTCTCGGACTGTCGAGAGTGCGAAACGCCGACCAGCTACTCCGGCGCGCGCCGCTGCTACTGGTCGCCACGGGCAAGCCCTTCGAGTATCCGCACACCGACTGGGGACCGAACGTCGAACTCATCGGGCCGGCCGCCTTCGACCCGCCAAGCAATGACGACGAAGCGTGGCTGCACCACATCGATGCGCCGATCGTGCTGGTGACAACCTCGTCGCTCGCGCAGGCCGACAACGTCTTGGTCGGTGCCGCCATCGAGGGGCTCAAGGGCTTACCCGTACATATCGTGGCGACGCTGCCCGGTGGCGGCAATGTCGATGTGCGACAACGGCCCGGCGTGACCTTGTCGCGGTTCACCGCGCACTCGGCGATCCTCGAGCGGTCGGTCTGCGTTGTCACCCACGGCGGAATGGGCATCACGCAGAAGGCCTTGGCACGTGGAATCCCGGTCTGTGTAACGCCTTTCGGGCGTGATCAGTTCGAGGTGGCGCGGCGGGTCGAGATCGCGCGGTGCGGGACGCGGTTACCCGCGCGCCGCCTCACCAAAGAGCGCCTGCGGTCGGCCGTCGAAGAAGCGATGAGGATGGGTGAGGGTGCCGCCGCGGTTGCGGCCGGGTTCGAAGCCACCGGCGGCGTGGGTCGCGGTGCCGACCGCCTGGCGGGCCTGCTGCAGAGCTGGCCGCTGCGGACGCCGTGA
- a CDS encoding alpha/beta fold hydrolase codes for MLDKSEIRFLPVGARRLAYEVRGDGPPLVAPAWWASHLELDWQNPGVRRFWEGVAEGHTLIRYDRLGVGMSDREMHDGDLTLDGEVAMLRALLDELELDRVSLIGGSSGSCTATAFAATFPDRVDRLVLYGSYPHGEALTAPGVGDAIVAAVRAHWGLGSRMLSDIFLGSADAAEHERFARLQRDSATAETAAELLSLVYRFDVREYLPRVRQPTTVVHRRDDRAVPYRLGREVAAAISGATFIPLQGQSHFPWHGDVDSVVRACRQGLASHPPSVPATDPCEPVLLSRREREILSCVAHGLGDREIAEQLQLSPHTVHRHVANIRRKLGATSRTAAVAQAARLGLV; via the coding sequence ATGCTCGACAAATCGGAGATCCGCTTCCTGCCGGTCGGAGCGCGTCGTCTGGCGTACGAGGTGCGCGGGGACGGGCCGCCGCTGGTCGCGCCGGCGTGGTGGGCGAGCCATCTCGAGCTCGATTGGCAGAACCCTGGTGTGCGGCGGTTCTGGGAGGGCGTCGCGGAGGGCCACACCCTGATCCGCTACGACCGGCTCGGCGTGGGGATGTCCGACCGCGAGATGCACGACGGCGATCTCACTCTCGACGGCGAGGTCGCGATGCTGCGGGCATTGCTCGACGAGCTCGAGCTGGATCGTGTGTCGCTGATCGGTGGGTCATCGGGCAGCTGCACCGCGACTGCTTTTGCCGCCACGTTTCCGGACCGCGTCGACCGGCTTGTGCTGTACGGTTCGTACCCCCACGGCGAGGCGTTGACCGCTCCCGGGGTGGGAGACGCGATCGTGGCGGCGGTGCGCGCACATTGGGGACTCGGTTCCCGGATGCTCAGCGACATCTTCCTCGGCAGCGCCGACGCGGCGGAACACGAACGGTTCGCGCGGTTGCAGCGCGACTCGGCGACCGCCGAAACGGCCGCCGAACTTTTGAGTCTCGTCTACCGGTTCGACGTGCGTGAATATCTTCCGCGTGTCCGCCAACCGACGACTGTCGTGCATCGCCGGGACGACCGCGCGGTGCCGTACCGGCTCGGGCGAGAGGTCGCCGCCGCGATCTCCGGCGCGACATTCATTCCGCTGCAAGGACAATCGCACTTTCCCTGGCACGGCGACGTCGACTCCGTCGTCCGGGCGTGCAGGCAGGGGCTGGCATCGCACCCACCGTCGGTCCCGGCTACCGACCCGTGTGAACCCGTGCTGCTGTCCCGTCGTGAGCGCGAGATCCTCAGTTGTGTCGCGCACGGTCTCGGCGACCGTGAGATCGCCGAGCAGCTCCAGCTGAGTCCGCACACGGTGCACCGCCATGTCGCCAACATCCGCCGCAAGTTGGGGGCCACATCGCGCACAGCCGCGGTCGCGCAGGCGGCCCGCCTCGGCCTCGTCTAG
- a CDS encoding S1C family serine protease translates to MVGGTAVVAMIAGAAGAVAVVDHSGQPTAAAHAPAVAGAPSPKAPVAAGQQTSAAPAGSVEQVSAKVLPSVVKLQLTSGQGREEGSGIILSSDGLILTNNHVVAAAAQAAGDGPMASDGGPGGQLPGGRSVRPFGQSSGGLEATVTFSDGRTVPFTVVGTDPADDIAVVRAQNVSGLTPITIGSSKDLKVGQNVVAIGSPLGLQGTVTTGIISALDRPVATGDEQSGQHSVMSAIQTDAAINPGNSGGALVDMNGDLIGVNSAIASLGGGQDSQAAQSGSIGLGFAIPVDQAKRIADELVSTGTVQHASLGVQLSSDDSARGAIIAGVADGSPAATAGLPKGAVITKVDNKVIDGPESLVAAIHSKAPGDNVTLTYDDPSGASRTVEVTLGQMQS, encoded by the coding sequence TTGGTCGGCGGTACGGCTGTGGTTGCCATGATCGCCGGCGCCGCCGGAGCCGTCGCCGTCGTCGACCATTCCGGGCAACCGACGGCCGCCGCGCACGCACCGGCCGTTGCCGGAGCTCCGTCGCCCAAGGCGCCGGTCGCCGCCGGCCAGCAGACCAGCGCGGCGCCTGCCGGTTCGGTCGAGCAGGTCTCGGCCAAGGTGCTGCCCAGCGTCGTGAAACTGCAGCTCACCAGCGGTCAGGGGCGTGAGGAAGGGTCCGGAATCATCCTCAGCTCCGACGGGCTGATCTTGACCAACAACCACGTCGTGGCCGCGGCCGCGCAGGCCGCGGGTGACGGGCCGATGGCGAGCGACGGTGGGCCCGGCGGCCAGCTGCCCGGCGGTCGCAGCGTCCGGCCGTTCGGTCAGAGCAGCGGCGGCCTGGAAGCGACCGTCACGTTCTCCGACGGCCGGACCGTGCCGTTCACGGTCGTGGGCACCGATCCCGCCGACGACATCGCGGTGGTGCGCGCCCAGAACGTCTCCGGACTCACCCCGATCACCATCGGCTCGTCGAAGGATCTGAAGGTGGGGCAGAACGTCGTGGCCATCGGCTCCCCGCTGGGTCTGCAGGGCACGGTGACCACCGGCATCATCAGCGCTCTGGACCGTCCGGTCGCGACCGGCGACGAGCAGTCCGGTCAGCATTCCGTGATGAGCGCCATCCAGACCGACGCGGCGATCAATCCCGGCAATTCCGGTGGCGCCCTGGTCGATATGAACGGTGATCTGATCGGAGTCAACTCGGCCATCGCATCCCTTGGCGGCGGCCAGGATTCACAAGCAGCGCAGAGCGGTTCGATCGGGCTCGGGTTCGCGATTCCGGTGGATCAGGCCAAACGCATTGCCGATGAACTGGTTTCGACCGGGACCGTGCAGCATGCCTCGCTCGGGGTGCAGCTCAGCTCCGACGACAGCGCACGTGGTGCGATCATCGCCGGCGTCGCGGACGGAAGCCCCGCGGCCACTGCGGGCCTGCCGAAGGGCGCGGTCATCACCAAGGTGGACAACAAGGTGATCGACGGCCCGGAGTCGCTCGTTGCGGCCATCCATTCCAAGGCGCCCGGTGACAACGTCACGCTGACCTACGACGACCCGTCGGGGGCGTCGCGCACCGTTGAGGTCACCCTGGGGCAGATGCAGTCCTGA
- a CDS encoding FKBP-type peptidyl-prolyl cis-trans isomerase — protein sequence MNFSRVPSAVALGACTAAFAVTLSACGSDTAAPSASKSSTAPAVASTVTQAAGPDACPTAPPANPGAPEWTLPGATGSVAVTGSTDTSAPVVTVTAPFSVNATQVQTLQAGTGPVVAPTATVSVCYEGVNGRDGSVFDSSYQRGEPAEFSLDGVVPGFQKAIAGQKVGSTVAVAMVSADGYPQGQPRAGILPGDTLVFAIKILSAS from the coding sequence GTGAACTTCTCCCGCGTGCCCTCTGCTGTTGCCCTCGGCGCCTGCACCGCCGCATTTGCCGTGACACTGTCGGCCTGCGGTTCGGATACCGCTGCGCCGTCGGCGAGCAAGTCCTCGACTGCGCCCGCGGTCGCCTCGACGGTCACTCAGGCCGCCGGTCCGGACGCATGCCCGACCGCGCCGCCGGCCAATCCGGGCGCACCCGAGTGGACACTGCCCGGCGCGACCGGCAGCGTCGCGGTCACCGGATCCACCGATACCTCGGCCCCGGTCGTCACGGTCACCGCGCCGTTCAGCGTCAACGCGACCCAGGTGCAGACCCTGCAGGCAGGCACCGGACCGGTCGTCGCGCCCACCGCCACGGTCTCGGTCTGCTACGAGGGTGTCAACGGCCGCGACGGCAGCGTCTTCGACAGCAGCTACCAGCGTGGCGAACCGGCCGAATTCTCGCTCGACGGCGTGGTTCCCGGCTTCCAGAAGGCCATCGCGGGCCAGAAGGTCGGATCCACGGTGGCTGTCGCCATGGTCTCTGCGGACGGCTACCCGCAGGGGCAGCCGAGGGCAGGCATCCTGCCGGGCGACACGCTGGTTTTCGCGATCAAGATCCTCAGCGCCTCCTAG
- a CDS encoding DUF5078 domain-containing protein: MAGMKSRAKLASLALSAMAAVGVISAGPAAADASDDYPIPHRIIITQCDVEQYMQAARDTSPVYFERYMIDRSNRPADVQQIAFDRIHWFFSLDPVARRQYSEDTATNVYYEFVATRWGNWAKLFFNNKGVVAKATDVCMNYPPGDMSVWDWPVAR; this comes from the coding sequence ATGGCTGGTATGAAGAGTCGCGCGAAGCTGGCGAGCCTGGCGCTCAGCGCGATGGCGGCGGTAGGAGTCATCTCGGCCGGTCCCGCCGCGGCGGACGCCAGCGACGACTACCCGATCCCGCACCGCATCATCATCACCCAGTGCGATGTCGAGCAGTACATGCAGGCCGCACGCGACACCAGCCCGGTGTACTTCGAGCGGTACATGATCGACCGCAGCAACCGGCCCGCCGACGTGCAGCAGATCGCGTTCGATCGCATCCACTGGTTCTTCTCGCTCGACCCTGTCGCGCGCAGGCAGTACTCCGAGGACACCGCGACGAACGTCTACTACGAGTTCGTCGCGACCCGCTGGGGTAACTGGGCCAAGCTGTTCTTCAACAACAAGGGTGTCGTGGCCAAGGCCACCGACGTCTGCATGAACTACCCGCCCGGCGACATGTCCGTTTGGGACTGGCCCGTAGCCCGGTAG
- a CDS encoding pyridoxamine 5'-phosphate oxidase family protein — MPRELTESERQEFLAAKHVAVISVAATDGRPPASVPIWYDYTPGGNIRITTGASRRKARLIKQNGALTLVVQNEAPPYQYVSVEGSVVDVTEPTPPEVGEEIAVRYLGEEAGRAFAQSLEGEATVLFTIRPDRWFSVDYSE; from the coding sequence ATGCCCAGAGAACTGACTGAGTCCGAGCGGCAGGAGTTCCTGGCCGCCAAGCATGTGGCGGTCATTTCCGTCGCCGCCACCGACGGCCGGCCGCCGGCCAGCGTCCCGATCTGGTACGACTACACGCCCGGCGGCAACATCCGGATCACCACGGGTGCGTCACGGCGCAAGGCGCGGCTGATCAAGCAGAACGGTGCGCTGACACTGGTCGTGCAGAACGAAGCGCCGCCGTATCAATACGTATCGGTGGAAGGGTCGGTCGTCGACGTCACCGAACCCACGCCGCCTGAGGTCGGGGAAGAGATCGCGGTGCGCTACCTGGGCGAGGAGGCGGGCCGCGCGTTCGCTCAGAGCCTCGAAGGCGAGGCGACCGTGCTGTTCACCATCCGCCCGGATCGCTGGTTCTCCGTCGACTACTCGGAATGA